In Acidobacteriota bacterium, one DNA window encodes the following:
- the mnmA gene encoding tRNA 2-thiouridine(34) synthase MnmA, protein MIAVAHGMIAVAMSGGVDSSTVAALLHAQAEPIVGLTMQLWNQRRLAGAPGMTPSTRGRCCSLDDVHDARRVAEQLGIPYYVVNFEEQFERDVIRNFVAEYRAGRTPVPCSHCNTAVKFHQLLATARQIGADTVATGHYARVQFNPDAGAYELLRAIDEAKDQTFFLWGLTQEQLAAARFPLGAMHKPEVRATAAEFGLSVAEKPDSNEICFVPGNNYAAFIDAYAAEQGETAPEREGELVTTSGHVLGHHSGVEHFTVGQRKGLGVATGSPLYVLQVDAAAQRVTVGSDAELRSHHLEASRCNWISGDAPSGPVRVTARIRHRHTPAAAWAEPRPGARLTVEFDEPQRAITPGQSVVLYAGDKVLGGAWID, encoded by the coding sequence ATGATTGCCGTAGCACACGGCATGATTGCCGTAGCAATGTCCGGGGGCGTGGACAGCTCCACCGTTGCCGCCCTGCTGCACGCGCAAGCCGAGCCCATCGTCGGCCTGACCATGCAACTTTGGAATCAGCGCCGCCTGGCGGGCGCGCCCGGCATGACGCCCAGCACTCGCGGCCGCTGCTGCTCGCTTGACGATGTGCACGACGCCCGTCGCGTCGCCGAGCAGCTTGGCATTCCGTATTACGTCGTCAACTTCGAGGAGCAGTTCGAGCGCGATGTCATCCGCAACTTCGTCGCCGAGTATCGCGCTGGCCGCACGCCCGTACCCTGCAGCCATTGCAATACGGCGGTAAAGTTCCATCAGCTCTTGGCCACCGCCCGCCAGATCGGCGCCGACACCGTCGCCACGGGCCATTACGCCCGCGTTCAGTTCAACCCCGATGCCGGCGCCTACGAGCTCCTGCGCGCAATCGATGAAGCCAAAGATCAGACCTTTTTCCTCTGGGGCCTGACACAGGAGCAGCTTGCCGCCGCCCGCTTCCCATTGGGCGCAATGCACAAGCCCGAGGTCCGTGCCACGGCCGCAGAATTCGGCCTGAGCGTGGCCGAAAAGCCCGACAGCAACGAAATCTGCTTCGTCCCCGGCAACAACTATGCCGCTTTCATCGACGCCTACGCTGCCGAGCAAGGCGAAACTGCTCCTGAGCGTGAAGGCGAGCTGGTCACCACCAGCGGCCACGTCCTCGGCCATCACTCGGGCGTCGAGCACTTCACCGTCGGCCAGCGCAAGGGCCTGGGCGTAGCGACGGGGTCGCCGCTGTACGTTCTGCAGGTCGATGCCGCAGCGCAGCGTGTCACCGTCGGCAGCGACGCCGAACTGCGCTCGCACCATCTGGAAGCCAGCCGCTGCAATTGGATTTCGGGCGACGCTCCGAGCGGCCCCGTTCGCGTCACCGCCCGTATCCGCCATCGCCACACGCCCGCCGCTGCCTGGGCCGAACCCCGCCCCGGCGCTCGCCTCACGGTCGAGTTCGACGAACCCCAGCGCGCCATCACCCCCGGCCAGAGCGTCGTCCTCTACGCCGGCGACAAGGTCCTCGGCGGCGCCTGGATTGATTAG
- a CDS encoding cysteine desulfurase — MLRAYFDNNANTPVLPEVLEAMLPALNGACGNPSSIHQRGQAAKAAMEQARAEVAALINAPVSSVVFTSGGTESDNLAIRGLIGAWQEAHPQAPLPHLITTRVEHHAVLNVFEDLERSGYPVTWLRPDLQGRISAQAAAEAIRTDTALISVMMANNETGVIQPVAEISSIAAQAKVAFHIDAIQAVGRIPVDVRTLNCTALSLSGHKIHGPAGIGTLYVRRGARLRPQLFGGHHERDRRAGTENLPGILGLGTAARLAREHLDERAAHYARLRDRLEATVLATVPRSGVAGADAPRVPNTSDIYFDGIEGEALVIGLDLHGFCASTGAACSSGSIEPSHVLLAMGFPRSRARACLRFSFASQNTSQEVEALLEILPALIEKQRKLAVGAA; from the coding sequence ATGCTGCGGGCGTATTTCGACAACAACGCCAACACCCCGGTCCTGCCCGAGGTCCTGGAGGCCATGCTGCCCGCCCTCAATGGCGCCTGCGGCAACCCCAGCTCCATCCATCAGCGCGGCCAGGCGGCCAAGGCCGCCATGGAGCAGGCGCGCGCCGAAGTCGCCGCGCTTATCAATGCGCCCGTCAGCAGTGTTGTCTTCACCAGCGGCGGCACCGAGAGCGATAATCTCGCCATTCGCGGCCTCATCGGCGCCTGGCAGGAAGCTCACCCGCAGGCCCCGCTGCCGCACCTGATCACCACGCGCGTCGAGCACCACGCGGTATTGAACGTTTTCGAGGATTTGGAGCGTTCCGGCTATCCTGTCACCTGGCTGCGCCCTGACCTGCAGGGCCGCATCAGCGCTCAGGCCGCCGCGGAAGCGATTCGCACGGACACCGCCCTGATCTCGGTCATGATGGCCAACAACGAAACCGGCGTGATTCAGCCGGTTGCAGAGATCAGCTCCATCGCTGCCCAGGCCAAGGTGGCCTTCCACATCGATGCCATCCAGGCCGTGGGCCGCATCCCCGTCGATGTGCGCACGCTCAACTGCACCGCCCTCAGCCTAAGCGGCCATAAGATTCACGGCCCCGCGGGCATTGGCACTCTCTACGTCCGCCGTGGCGCCCGCCTGCGGCCGCAGCTTTTCGGCGGCCATCACGAGCGCGACCGCCGCGCGGGCACGGAAAACCTGCCCGGCATTCTCGGCCTCGGCACCGCCGCCCGCCTGGCGCGTGAGCATCTTGACGAGCGCGCTGCGCACTATGCCCGCCTGCGCGACCGCCTGGAAGCCACCGTGCTGGCCACAGTTCCCCGCTCCGGCGTCGCTGGCGCAGACGCGCCCCGCGTGCCCAACACCAGCGATATCTACTTCGACGGTATCGAAGGCGAGGCCTTGGTCATCGGCCTGGACCTGCACGGCTTCTGCGCCTCCACCGGCGCGGCCTGTTCGTCCGGGTCGATCGAGCCCTCGCACGTCCTGCTCGCCATGGGCTTCCCGCGCTCGCGCGCCCGCGCCTGCCTGCGCTTCAGCTTTGCCTCGCAGAACACCTCGCAGGAAGTGGAAGCGTTACTTGAGATTTTGCCTGCACTCATAGAGAAGCAGCGCAAGTTGGCGGTAGGCGCCGCATGA
- a CDS encoding VWA domain-containing protein has product MKPPRRTVHCLALSLCLLASTAAAQAAHRPQQRAPYVFKANVGEVLVHATVVNKKNGAPVIDLPESDFTVYENGVPQHVQFFSHEDAPVSVGILIDNSGSMVDSRPAVNRAAINFVKASNPQDEEFVVNFNDEYYLDASFTDSIPKLEDALEHIESRGGTALYDATIASLDYINNNAHNEKHVLLVVTDGDDDASRYTLEQTVHLLQAKNSPLIYCIGILDHDDSHSMKKTAERALIALASATGGAAYFPKNLKQVNATTLAVAQEIRSQYTFAYHSNQTGTGFRTIRIEVKDEHQKHLDVRARKGYYSTSAH; this is encoded by the coding sequence ATGAAGCCCCCACGCAGGACTGTGCATTGCTTGGCGCTGTCGCTCTGCCTGCTTGCCTCCACCGCCGCGGCGCAAGCCGCGCACAGACCCCAGCAGCGCGCTCCCTACGTCTTCAAGGCGAACGTAGGCGAGGTACTGGTGCATGCCACTGTGGTTAATAAGAAAAACGGCGCGCCCGTCATCGACCTGCCCGAATCCGATTTCACCGTCTATGAGAACGGCGTACCCCAGCACGTCCAGTTTTTTTCCCACGAGGATGCGCCGGTTTCCGTCGGCATTCTGATCGACAACAGCGGCAGCATGGTGGATAGCCGTCCCGCGGTCAATCGCGCCGCCATCAACTTCGTCAAGGCCAGCAACCCCCAGGACGAGGAATTCGTCGTCAATTTTAACGACGAATACTACCTCGATGCCTCCTTCACCGACAGCATTCCCAAGCTGGAAGATGCCCTCGAGCACATCGAATCGCGCGGTGGCACCGCTCTCTACGATGCCACCATCGCCTCGCTCGATTACATAAACAACAATGCGCACAACGAAAAGCACGTGCTGCTCGTCGTCACCGACGGCGACGACGATGCCAGCCGCTACACTCTCGAGCAAACTGTCCATCTCTTGCAGGCCAAGAACTCGCCATTGATCTACTGCATCGGCATCCTCGACCACGACGATAGCCACTCGATGAAGAAGACCGCCGAACGCGCCCTGATCGCTTTGGCGTCAGCCACCGGTGGCGCCGCCTACTTTCCCAAGAACCTCAAGCAGGTCAACGCCACCACCCTCGCAGTCGCCCAAGAAATCCGTTCCCAGTACACCTTCGCCTATCATTCCAACCAGACCGGTACCGGCTTCCGCACCATCCGTATCGAAGTCAAGGACGAGCACCAGAAGCACCTGGATGTCCGCGCCCGCAAAGGCTACTACTCCACCAGCGCTCATTGA
- a CDS encoding VWA domain-containing protein — protein sequence MIRRQSGTVFRFTMFSALACLLALTAPVLGQGTQQSQQQAQPQKKKVTPPEVPVLVTPGSAAVVPGGVTPRILPPAKPKPDTAAPATNNHDQPSVPEITANVNLVLVPVVITDPLNRMVTGLQKQYFSLTEDKVQQQITSFSTEDAPISVGVVFDSSGSMTNKIQESREALVQFFETANPQDQFFLIDFADEPRLLCSFTDNIDKIEDAVTFLQAGGRTALLDAIYMALAQMRYAKYQRRALLIISDGGDNHSRYSLRDVERVVREADVQIYGIGLYNPVGDRPTQAEVNGPELLDKVTESTGGKTFEINDPDELADTATKIGIELRNEYVVGYTSTNKNRNGDWRKIVVKLRPPPGLPPLTVAARSGYYGPH from the coding sequence ATGATTCGCCGTCAATCCGGCACTGTTTTCCGGTTCACCATGTTCTCGGCGCTGGCGTGTCTTCTCGCCCTGACGGCGCCCGTACTCGGCCAAGGCACCCAGCAGTCGCAGCAGCAGGCACAGCCGCAGAAAAAGAAGGTCACGCCGCCTGAAGTTCCAGTGCTGGTCACCCCCGGCAGTGCGGCGGTGGTCCCTGGTGGCGTTACCCCCCGGATCTTGCCGCCGGCTAAGCCCAAGCCCGACACCGCGGCTCCGGCCACCAACAACCACGACCAGCCCAGCGTCCCGGAAATCACCGCCAACGTCAATCTGGTGCTGGTGCCGGTGGTCATCACCGATCCGCTCAATCGCATGGTTACCGGCCTGCAAAAACAATACTTCAGCCTGACGGAAGACAAGGTCCAACAGCAAATCACATCCTTCTCCACCGAAGACGCCCCCATTTCGGTGGGGGTCGTGTTCGACTCCAGCGGCAGCATGACCAACAAGATCCAGGAGTCGCGCGAAGCCTTGGTGCAGTTTTTTGAAACCGCCAACCCCCAGGATCAATTCTTCCTGATCGATTTTGCTGACGAGCCCCGCCTGTTGTGTAGCTTCACCGACAACATCGACAAAATTGAAGACGCCGTGACCTTCCTGCAGGCGGGCGGCCGTACCGCTCTGCTCGATGCCATCTACATGGCGCTGGCGCAAATGCGCTATGCCAAGTATCAGCGCCGCGCCCTGCTTATCATTTCCGATGGCGGCGATAACCACAGCCGCTACAGCCTGCGCGACGTCGAGCGCGTGGTCCGTGAGGCGGACGTGCAAATCTACGGCATCGGCCTCTATAATCCCGTCGGCGACCGGCCCACCCAGGCAGAAGTCAACGGCCCCGAACTGCTCGACAAGGTCACCGAATCCACCGGCGGCAAGACCTTTGAGATCAACGACCCGGACGAGCTGGCCGATACGGCGACCAAAATTGGTATCGAACTGCGCAATGAATACGTGGTCGGCTATACCTCGACCAACAAGAACCGCAACGGCGACTGGCGCAAAATCGTCGTCAAGCTGCGTCCACCCCCAGGGTTGCCACCGCTCACGGTCGCGGCGCGCTCCGGATACTACGGCCCCCACTGA
- a CDS encoding cation-efflux pump, whose translation MRARGKSVERRKQRVALISVLAAVGIFIFKLLVGLHTSSMGILAAAADSALDVLVTLLTWFSLRIAALPADANHPFGHGKFENFSALLETGLLVLTALAIAGIAIGNWISGQIPRVHIDAWAFAAMVVSVGVDWSRSRIMRRAAIVLRSDALAADALNFTSDMASSTAVLIGLGLVWLAKAQQIDWLLHADAASALVVAAAIAWLALRLGRRTAGVLLDEAPVGIASDVRAALQGIRGVAALDRLRLRKVGSRYFVDAQVELEPATTLEHAGVVKQQAAERIRARLPEADVVIETNPRRPALFGPFEHIQEIAQRQNRTIHDLSVYKVGAGLEVEFHLELDAALPLAEAHDVVSRLESEMRSEIPSIQGIVTHIEPEADRVATAAVLAPERLSARVQEIASQVPGVLDCHNLQWRYSGGHLVLSCHCSFADGMPVAEVHELVTRLEAEIKRNLPEIFRVTIHPEPRSDNRR comes from the coding sequence ATGAGAGCAAGGGGGAAGAGCGTCGAACGCAGGAAGCAGAGGGTGGCACTGATTTCCGTGCTGGCCGCGGTGGGCATTTTCATCTTCAAGTTGTTGGTAGGGTTGCACACCAGCAGCATGGGCATTCTGGCAGCCGCGGCGGATTCGGCGCTGGATGTGTTGGTCACGCTGCTGACGTGGTTTTCGCTGCGGATCGCCGCTCTGCCGGCGGACGCCAACCATCCTTTCGGTCACGGCAAGTTTGAGAACTTTTCGGCGCTGCTCGAAACTGGTTTGCTGGTGCTCACGGCGCTGGCGATTGCGGGCATTGCCATCGGGAACTGGATCAGTGGCCAGATCCCACGGGTGCATATCGATGCCTGGGCATTTGCGGCGATGGTCGTCTCCGTCGGGGTGGATTGGAGCCGGTCGCGGATCATGCGGCGCGCGGCAATCGTCCTGCGCAGCGACGCCCTGGCGGCCGATGCCCTGAATTTCACGAGCGATATGGCCTCCAGTACGGCGGTGCTGATCGGCCTGGGTCTGGTATGGCTGGCGAAGGCGCAGCAGATCGACTGGCTGCTGCATGCTGATGCCGCATCAGCGCTGGTAGTGGCGGCGGCCATCGCCTGGCTGGCGTTGCGGCTGGGACGCCGAACCGCAGGCGTACTTCTGGACGAGGCGCCCGTGGGTATAGCGAGTGATGTGCGCGCGGCACTACAGGGCATTCGCGGTGTGGCAGCGCTGGACCGGCTGCGCCTGCGCAAAGTGGGCAGCCGATATTTCGTGGACGCGCAGGTGGAATTGGAGCCGGCGACGACGCTGGAGCATGCCGGTGTAGTCAAGCAACAGGCCGCAGAACGCATTCGTGCGCGGCTACCGGAGGCCGACGTGGTTATCGAAACCAACCCGCGCCGGCCGGCGCTGTTCGGTCCCTTCGAGCACATCCAGGAAATTGCCCAGCGGCAGAACCGGACGATCCATGACCTTTCGGTATACAAGGTGGGTGCCGGCCTGGAGGTGGAATTTCACTTGGAGCTGGATGCTGCGCTGCCGCTGGCGGAAGCGCATGACGTGGTGAGCCGGCTGGAGAGCGAAATGCGGAGCGAAATACCCTCGATTCAGGGCATTGTGACGCACATTGAGCCCGAGGCCGACCGCGTGGCGACCGCCGCAGTGCTGGCGCCGGAGCGCCTCAGCGCGCGCGTGCAGGAGATCGCGAGTCAAGTGCCGGGCGTGCTCGACTGTCACAATCTGCAATGGCGGTACTCGGGCGGCCATTTGGTGCTGAGTTGTCATTGCAGTTTCGCCGACGGCATGCCGGTCGCCGAGGTACACGAGCTGGTCACGCGCCTGGAGGCGGAAATCAAACGCAATCTGCCGGAGATTTTTCGGGTGACCATCCATCCCGAGCCGCGCTCGGACAACCGAAGATAG
- a CDS encoding OsmC family peroxiredoxin, translating to MAAPTQASAQWTGGEQFLTRGSSGHEVLMDSDRASNLAPGPMEMVLRSLCACSATDVVIVLKKKRQAFTAVEVTAAGERAPEPPTVYTQIHMKYRIAGHHVDRQAAERAVALSQEKYCSVLATLRQRARISYELILEEAAGS from the coding sequence ATGGCAGCTCCAACGCAGGCATCGGCGCAGTGGACGGGCGGAGAACAGTTTCTTACGCGGGGTTCGAGCGGGCACGAGGTGCTGATGGATTCCGACCGGGCATCGAATCTGGCGCCCGGGCCGATGGAGATGGTGCTGCGCAGCCTGTGCGCCTGTTCGGCGACTGACGTGGTGATCGTGCTGAAGAAGAAGCGGCAGGCATTCACCGCCGTGGAGGTGACGGCGGCGGGAGAACGGGCGCCGGAACCGCCGACCGTGTATACGCAAATTCACATGAAGTACCGGATTGCGGGCCATCATGTGGACCGTCAGGCGGCGGAACGCGCGGTGGCCTTGTCGCAGGAAAAGTACTGCAGCGTCCTGGCGACGCTGCGCCAGAGGGCCCGGATATCGTACGAATTGATCCTTGAAGAGGCGGCCGGATCGTGA
- the nusB gene encoding transcription antitermination factor NusB, whose translation MPAREAALQMLYALDLDGGRQSAREVEHWYQQAHPLPPAVAARARALVAAVEAQRSEIERRIEKHAIGWRLERMSVVDRCVLKLATAEILLAPEAPRAAIQAAMKLAQKFSQPEAVAFIQGLLEAIARELASQTEAAPHAG comes from the coding sequence ATGCCCGCACGCGAGGCCGCCTTGCAGATGCTGTATGCGCTCGATCTGGATGGCGGCCGCCAGTCCGCGCGCGAAGTGGAGCACTGGTATCAGCAGGCGCATCCGCTGCCACCGGCCGTAGCCGCGCGGGCGCGGGCGCTGGTCGCGGCGGTGGAGGCACAGCGCAGCGAAATTGAGCGCCGCATCGAAAAGCATGCGATTGGCTGGCGGCTGGAGCGGATGAGCGTGGTCGACCGCTGCGTGCTGAAGCTGGCGACGGCAGAAATCCTGCTGGCACCGGAGGCACCGCGGGCGGCGATTCAGGCGGCGATGAAGCTGGCGCAAAAATTCTCGCAGCCGGAAGCGGTCGCGTTTATTCAGGGTCTGCTGGAGGCAATTGCCCGCGAGTTGGCATCCCAGACGGAGGCAGCACCGCATGCCGGATAG
- a CDS encoding SDR family oxidoreductase, with product MPDRKATTIGKVLLGLGGVGLAGATVGAAGLAWGWQRWQESRRPDWRGRVVLISGGSRGLGYAIAREFLAGGAKVAICARDPDELARAQNKLAGQAQQADAVFHYACNLREPGAAAIVVAAVREHWGQIDVLVHNAGVMQLGPWDQMTEADFAEAMDIHFWAALRLARAVLPEMIARGNGRIVNISSIGGLVAVPHMLPYTASKFALVGLSQGLASEVRRHGVRVTCVCPFLTRTGSQERVTVRGRHDQEYAWFATSGSMPGLSQSAAHVARTIVRVTARGPAQVTLALPGKLAALAHGIAPSTVTTLMAQADRMLPHPPAHTDTEVRSGRESYNPWTERVVKPLVQQAGSKLNQA from the coding sequence ATGCCGGATAGAAAGGCGACAACGATCGGGAAGGTCCTCCTGGGACTGGGGGGCGTTGGCCTAGCCGGGGCCACGGTAGGTGCGGCCGGATTGGCGTGGGGATGGCAGCGCTGGCAAGAATCGCGCCGGCCGGACTGGAGAGGGCGTGTGGTGCTGATCAGCGGCGGCTCGCGCGGACTGGGCTACGCCATCGCGCGCGAGTTTTTGGCCGGTGGAGCGAAGGTGGCCATTTGCGCGCGCGATCCGGATGAGCTGGCGAGGGCACAGAACAAACTGGCGGGCCAGGCGCAGCAGGCGGATGCGGTGTTTCACTACGCCTGCAATTTGCGTGAACCCGGCGCGGCGGCCATTGTGGTGGCGGCGGTACGGGAACATTGGGGCCAGATCGACGTGCTGGTGCATAACGCCGGCGTCATGCAACTTGGGCCGTGGGACCAGATGACGGAGGCGGATTTTGCCGAAGCCATGGACATTCACTTCTGGGCGGCATTGCGGCTGGCGCGCGCCGTGCTGCCGGAAATGATTGCGCGCGGCAACGGCCGCATCGTGAATATCAGCTCCATCGGCGGACTGGTTGCGGTGCCGCATATGCTGCCCTATACGGCCAGCAAATTCGCGCTGGTGGGACTATCGCAAGGCTTGGCGAGCGAGGTGCGGCGGCATGGCGTGCGGGTGACGTGCGTGTGCCCATTTTTGACGCGCACGGGCTCGCAGGAACGGGTAACGGTGCGCGGCCGGCACGATCAGGAATACGCCTGGTTTGCGACATCGGGTAGCATGCCCGGCCTCAGCCAAAGCGCGGCGCATGTGGCGCGCACGATTGTACGGGTCACCGCGCGCGGACCCGCGCAGGTGACGCTGGCGCTACCGGGAAAATTAGCGGCGCTGGCACATGGGATCGCACCGTCAACAGTCACCACGCTCATGGCACAGGCCGACCGCATGCTACCGCACCCACCCGCCCATACAGACACGGAAGTCCGCTCCGGGCGTGAGAGCTACAACCCCTGGACCGAGCGCGTGGTTAAGCCGTTGGTGCAGCAAGCGGGCAGCAAACTCAATCAGGCCTGA
- a CDS encoding MoaD/ThiS family protein: MSCQVKIPTPLQKFTDGADSVACEAATLPALLAELTTRFPDLKDRLCEPDGRPRRFFNVYVNDEDIRFLGGNNYQFTAKDEVLILPSIAGGCQA, translated from the coding sequence ATGTCTTGCCAGGTTAAAATTCCCACTCCGTTGCAGAAGTTCACCGACGGCGCCGACAGCGTTGCCTGCGAAGCCGCCACGCTGCCCGCCCTGCTTGCCGAACTCACCACGCGTTTTCCGGATTTGAAAGATCGGCTGTGCGAGCCCGACGGCCGCCCGCGCCGCTTTTTCAACGTTTACGTCAACGATGAAGACATCCGTTTCCTGGGCGGCAACAACTACCAGTTCACCGCCAAAGATGAAGTGTTGATTCTCCCCTCCATCGCCGGAGGCTGTCAGGCCTGA
- a CDS encoding threonine synthase — protein MSFELGLQCRDCGKQFPPQPMAGCDECFAPLEVRYDLEGIGHAVSPDRLRTRAHSIWRYREFLPVADEPSARERPVGGTPLLAAPTLAKALGVRDLYIKNDAVNFPTLSFKDRVVAIALSKAREFGFSTVACSSTGNLANALAAGAAAAGFEAYIFTPADLEEAKIANTLVYGARLIKFKGNYDQVNRLCSEIAQRYPWGIVNVNLRPYYAEGSKTVGYEIAEQLGWRLPGAVVCPMAGGSLIGKIAKAFDELRQLGWVTNSEGARICGAQATGCSPISQAVKAGRDEIEPQRPNTIARSLAIGSPADGFYAARTIRQTGGWAEDATDAEIVAGMQLLARTEGIFGETAAGVTVAVAQKLVAQKRVDPDRPLVLVITGNGLKTLDAINSVQAPIPVLAPKLSNLEAYLAAPLPPAQPAALAPTAA, from the coding sequence ATGAGTTTCGAGCTTGGCCTACAGTGTCGCGATTGCGGCAAGCAGTTCCCTCCTCAACCGATGGCGGGGTGCGACGAGTGTTTTGCGCCTCTCGAAGTCCGCTACGACCTCGAAGGCATCGGCCACGCCGTCTCGCCCGACCGCTTGCGCACGCGCGCCCACTCGATCTGGCGCTACCGCGAGTTTCTGCCGGTAGCCGATGAACCCAGCGCGCGGGAACGCCCTGTAGGCGGCACGCCGTTGCTCGCCGCTCCTACGCTGGCCAAAGCCCTGGGCGTGCGTGATCTCTATATCAAAAACGACGCTGTCAACTTCCCGACGCTCTCGTTCAAGGATCGCGTCGTGGCCATCGCACTGAGCAAAGCGCGCGAGTTTGGCTTCTCCACCGTTGCCTGTTCCTCCACCGGCAATCTCGCCAATGCGCTCGCGGCTGGCGCTGCAGCGGCAGGCTTCGAAGCCTACATCTTCACGCCTGCCGATCTCGAAGAAGCCAAAATCGCCAACACTCTGGTCTACGGCGCACGCCTCATCAAGTTCAAAGGCAACTACGATCAGGTGAACCGCCTCTGCTCGGAAATCGCGCAGCGCTATCCTTGGGGCATCGTCAACGTCAACCTGCGCCCCTACTACGCCGAGGGCTCGAAAACGGTCGGTTACGAAATCGCCGAGCAGCTCGGCTGGCGTCTGCCCGGCGCTGTGGTTTGTCCTATGGCTGGCGGCTCGCTTATCGGCAAAATCGCCAAGGCCTTTGACGAACTGCGCCAGCTCGGCTGGGTCACCAACAGCGAGGGCGCGCGCATTTGCGGCGCTCAGGCCACCGGCTGCTCACCCATCAGTCAGGCGGTCAAAGCCGGACGCGATGAAATCGAACCCCAGCGTCCCAACACCATCGCCCGCTCGCTCGCCATTGGCAGCCCTGCCGATGGTTTCTACGCGGCGCGCACCATCCGCCAGACCGGCGGCTGGGCGGAAGACGCCACCGACGCCGAAATCGTGGCCGGCATGCAGCTTCTTGCCCGTACCGAAGGCATATTCGGCGAAACCGCGGCGGGCGTCACTGTCGCCGTAGCCCAAAAGCTGGTGGCGCAGAAGCGCGTCGACCCCGATCGCCCGCTCGTTCTGGTCATCACCGGCAACGGCTTGAAAACGCTCGACGCCATCAACTCCGTGCAGGCGCCCATTCCTGTACTGGCTCCCAAGCTCAGCAACCTCGAAGCCTATCTCGCTGCTCCGCTGCCACCGGCGCAGCCCGCCGCACTTGCACCTACCGCCGCCTAA
- a CDS encoding glucosamine-6-phosphate deaminase: MNRAIRLSLRVSLQPAVTSRGILQVKVTESEIRWVAEATDILASVLQAKPEARIGWPTGTTPLPFYAELRRRAAIGSLAAQASRAVMLDEYLDPPEAAFSSWSWLWREVWTPLRLGREQVLRMPHRSPGIDAACGEFERALAEGGGCDLLILGLGANGHVGFNEPGTAMDTRTRVVKLTAETADANAAYWRGRFTPEFAVTMGMATILEARQILLLVRGGAKADVLRRMLHDPVSSELPATFLREHEGLTILADPEAAAEL, encoded by the coding sequence CTGAATCGGGCTATTCGGTTGTCTCTTCGAGTATCACTGCAACCGGCCGTCACGTCAAGGGGCATATTGCAAGTCAAAGTTACTGAATCGGAAATCAGATGGGTGGCAGAGGCAACGGATATCCTGGCAAGCGTACTTCAGGCGAAGCCGGAGGCACGAATTGGCTGGCCGACGGGGACCACCCCGCTGCCGTTCTATGCGGAACTACGGCGGCGCGCTGCCATCGGTAGTCTGGCGGCGCAAGCGTCGCGTGCGGTGATGCTCGACGAGTATCTTGATCCGCCCGAAGCAGCATTTTCCTCCTGGTCTTGGCTTTGGCGGGAAGTATGGACACCGCTCAGGCTGGGGCGAGAACAAGTGTTGCGGATGCCACACCGTAGTCCGGGGATCGATGCAGCCTGCGGTGAATTCGAGCGCGCGCTCGCCGAGGGCGGAGGGTGTGATCTGCTGATATTAGGGTTGGGAGCGAATGGGCACGTTGGGTTCAATGAGCCAGGTACGGCGATGGATACGCGGACGCGTGTGGTGAAGCTGACCGCGGAAACGGCTGACGCCAACGCGGCGTATTGGCGGGGACGGTTTACGCCGGAGTTTGCGGTGACCATGGGGATGGCCACGATTTTGGAAGCCCGGCAAATACTCCTTTTGGTGCGCGGCGGAGCGAAAGCGGACGTGTTGCGGCGGATGTTGCACGACCCGGTCAGCTCGGAACTGCCCGCAACTTTTTTGCGGGAGCATGAAGGGCTGACGATTTTGGCTGATCCGGAGGCGGCGGCCGAGCTGTGA